A window of Macrococcus sp. 19Msa1099 genomic DNA:
TCATCTGTAGCTGACCGAAAATGTCTTCAAACTCCTGTGACGATAGTCCTTGTCCAATTGTGAAGTGTGGAACGAAAGGGTGTGCGTTCTGTCCATAGAAGTCACCATTATTGAATGCTTCATAGAGTTTCTTCAATCCTGTGTTTGGTGTGACTTTCAGATAGATGACATTCTTTGTCGGAACAAAGCTTGATACTTTCTCAACGTTTACCTCAACCGGTGCACTTGACTTTGCGACATCAGCAATTTTTTCTGTAACAGTTTCGACCTCATCTTCTGATACTTCGAATGCGTCCTTGAGTGTAATATGTGGTGCAATCACCCCATAATGACTGTCATAACGCTTTCGGTAGTTATTGATGTAATCCTGATAAGCCTTTGATGGATATAATACGATACCAAGTTTCATATTGATCACCTCTAAATTTTTTGATAATTCAATTATATCAGATAGTTCATAAGAAGTAATAGCTTAACATGTTTTCTATTTCCGGTTTCCATGTCTTCCAGTTATGTGAGCCTGATAGTTCTTTGTAGTAATGCGGCTTTCCATTCTGGTTAAGTGTGTCGTGCAGTTCTTGTATCGGCGTCAGAAAGTCAGCTGATGTACCGTCCTTCAGTGTGAATTCATACTCTTCATCACCAACTGCGATATAATAATCAGCGTCTGTCTCGGCAGCAGCTGTAATCATGTCGTGCGTCAGCATCGGGCTGAACAGCACCGCCTTATTAAAGACTGGATACTGAATCGCAAGCATCAGTGCAATGCTTGCAGCCAGGCTGTCACCGATAAGCAGAATGTCATTCGTGTTAATGTTGTAGTGGACGAGCAGATAGTTCAGCAGCTCATCATGGACGAAGGTCATCATCGCAGTTTGCTTATCACCTTGTGGATGATATTCTTCAGCACGCACTGCAACATTCGGATAATGTATGAAGACAATGATATGCTGATTAATATTCAGTGCTTCATACTGCCTATGTAACTGCGCCATCTGAGCAAGATCTTGTCCGTCAAAAGCAATGATGACTTTCGGCGATTCGATATGTTCTGGTATATAGATGCCAAGCTTAACGATACGCTCGAGTGCTGTGCTGTTTATTTCTAGGGGATGAATAAGTCCTGGTTTCATATAATCACTCCTTTAGTTTAAATATATTATACAATTTTACATCAATTTTTATG
This region includes:
- a CDS encoding YjcG family protein, yielding MKLGIVLYPSKAYQDYINNYRKRYDSHYGVIAPHITLKDAFEVSEDEVETVTEKIADVAKSSAPVEVNVEKVSSFVPTKNVIYLKVTPNTGLKKLYEAFNNGDFYGQNAHPFVPHFTIGQGLSSQEFEDIFGQLQMKDESHHEVIDKVCLCYQLENGKWNVLETFKLGE
- a CDS encoding alpha/beta hydrolase-fold protein; this encodes MKPGLIHPLEINSTALERIVKLGIYIPEHIESPKVIIAFDGQDLAQMAQLHRQYEALNINQHIIVFIHYPNVAVRAEEYHPQGDKQTAMMTFVHDELLNYLLVHYNINTNDILLIGDSLAASIALMLAIQYPVFNKAVLFSPMLTHDMITAAAETDADYYIAVGDEEYEFTLKDGTSADFLTPIQELHDTLNQNGKPHYYKELSGSHNWKTWKPEIENMLSYYFL